In Pseudonocardia sp. C8, one genomic interval encodes:
- a CDS encoding VOC family protein produces the protein MDSLEITISAVDGERAVEFWCDALGYRVAYRRDRYHVLEPRGGAGPRVVIQTVDAAAAVPGNVHLDLRVDHPEDTVARLVARGARVQGEVTEAGRTWTVLLDPEGNELCVCPARSA, from the coding sequence ATGGACTCGCTGGAGATCACGATCAGCGCCGTCGACGGGGAGCGCGCCGTGGAGTTCTGGTGCGACGCGCTGGGCTACCGCGTCGCCTACCGGCGCGACCGCTACCACGTCCTGGAGCCGCGCGGCGGCGCCGGCCCGCGGGTGGTGATCCAGACCGTCGACGCCGCGGCCGCCGTCCCGGGGAACGTGCACCTGGATCTGCGGGTGGACCACCCGGAGGACACCGTGGCCCGGCTGGTCGCCCGCGGGGCACGCGTGCAGGGCGAGGTCACCGAGGCCGGTCGCACCTGGACGGTGCTGCTCGACCCGGAGGGCAACGAGCTCTGCGTGTGCCCGGCGCGGAGCGCGTGA
- the glyA gene encoding serine hydroxymethyltransferase: MTELPPDYFDLPVSRTDPEIAEVLNDELLRQQSTLEMIASENVVPQAVLDCQGSVLTNKYAEGYPGRRYYGGCEHVDVAEELAIRRAKELFGAEHANLQPHSGSSANAVAFSALMEPGDTFLGLSLDHGGHLTHGMRINFSGLHYDAVAYGTEKETGLIDMDEVARLAEEHRPAMILAGWSAYPRRIDFARFREIADSVGARLLVDMAHFAGLVAAGEHPSPVPYADVVTTTIHKTLGGPRGGMILCRDELRKKIDSRTFPGWQGGPLMHTIAAKAVALRIAASPAFAERQRRTRQGAAAVAEEMLGGGIDLLTGGTDVHLVMADLREAGLDGKEAEDRLKRIGITVNRNAVPFDPRPPAVASGLRIGTPALATRGLQVDDFREVGRIIAAALTSTGDEDELAARTRAIAQRHPLYPHLGRTA, from the coding sequence GTGACCGAGCTCCCCCCTGATTACTTCGATCTCCCGGTCTCCCGGACCGACCCGGAGATCGCCGAGGTACTGAACGACGAGCTGCTCCGCCAGCAGTCCACCCTCGAGATGATCGCCTCCGAGAACGTCGTCCCGCAGGCCGTGCTGGACTGCCAGGGATCGGTTCTCACGAACAAGTACGCGGAGGGTTACCCCGGCCGGCGCTACTACGGCGGCTGCGAGCACGTCGACGTGGCCGAGGAGCTGGCGATCCGCCGGGCGAAGGAGCTCTTCGGCGCCGAGCACGCCAACCTGCAGCCGCACAGCGGGTCGTCGGCGAACGCCGTCGCGTTCAGCGCGCTGATGGAACCGGGGGACACCTTCCTGGGGCTCAGCCTCGACCACGGCGGGCACCTCACCCACGGCATGCGCATCAACTTCTCCGGCCTGCACTACGACGCCGTCGCGTACGGGACCGAGAAGGAGACCGGCCTGATCGACATGGACGAGGTCGCGCGGCTGGCCGAGGAGCACCGGCCCGCGATGATCCTCGCCGGCTGGTCGGCCTACCCGCGCCGGATCGACTTCGCCCGGTTCCGGGAGATCGCCGACTCGGTCGGCGCCCGGCTCCTCGTCGACATGGCCCACTTCGCGGGCCTGGTGGCCGCCGGCGAGCACCCCAGCCCGGTGCCCTACGCCGACGTCGTCACGACGACGATCCACAAGACGCTCGGCGGCCCCCGCGGCGGCATGATCCTGTGCCGCGACGAGCTGCGTAAGAAGATCGATTCGCGGACGTTCCCCGGGTGGCAGGGCGGCCCGCTCATGCACACCATCGCCGCGAAGGCGGTCGCGCTGCGCATCGCGGCGAGCCCGGCGTTCGCCGAACGCCAGCGGCGCACCCGCCAGGGGGCGGCCGCGGTGGCCGAGGAGATGCTCGGCGGCGGGATCGACCTGCTCACCGGCGGCACCGACGTCCACCTCGTCATGGCCGACCTGCGGGAGGCCGGCCTCGACGGCAAGGAGGCCGAGGACCGGCTGAAGCGGATCGGGATCACGGTGAACCGCAACGCGGTCCCGTTCGATCCGCGGCCGCCCGCCGTCGCGTCCGGCCTGCGGATCGGCACCCCGGCGCTCGCCACCCGGGGACTCCAGGTCGACGACTTCCGCGAGGTGGGCCGCATCATCGCGGCCGCGCTGACGTCCACGGGCGACGAGGACGAGCTCGCCGCCCGCACCCGGGCGATCGCGCAGCGCCACCCGCTCTACCCGCATCTCGGCCGGACCGCGTGA